In Perca fluviatilis chromosome 11, GENO_Pfluv_1.0, whole genome shotgun sequence, the following proteins share a genomic window:
- the LOC120568834 gene encoding uncharacterized protein LOC120568834, whose translation MWSDSTTVLSWIQSDSSQYKVFVGTRIGEIQELTDATSWRYVSSEQNPADDITRGKSLHQLTQPTRWKNGPDFLYDHPAQWPAIHTVKSEDAGELRKSTFCGQLTVLDASAPDPTQYNTWSDLLQATHQSLHGAAALPMSASDRLDTEVVLLSRAQSESFPEEINALQHSHPVRPTSRLSPLSPEYDQTLGLIRVGGRLRKAEDLPEDTVHPIVLAPDHPITQLLVQDYDDRLLHAGPERIFAEIRRTYWILRGRQAIKKHQQQCVECRKWRSKPVIPKMADLPAARLRLNKPPFWSTGVDCFGPYMVKIGRRQEKRWGIVFKCLTTRCVHLDLLPSMDTDSFLLSLRRFIARRGKPFEILSDRGTNFRGGDKELHEAFESLEPSLREQLATQCITFRFNPPLAPHFGGTWEREIKSVKASLQTILKDQVIPEEVLQTVIIEIEGILNSKPLGYASSDLADPDPVTPNLLLMGRRDASLPQAVYGSSDLLGRRRWRHSQILADHFWGQFTRKYLPGLQPRQKWRNSTTDLAVDAVVMVVDPQLPRALWPVGRITRTIYSDDGKVRTAEIDIKGKLYTRPVAKLIELPRMPDNGDTSAP comes from the coding sequence ATGTGGTCAGACTCTACGACTGTACTCAGCTGGATCCAGTCCGACTCGTCTCAGTATAAAGTGTTTGTTGGTACGCGTATAGGCGAAATACAGGAGCTCACGGATGCTACTAGCTGGAGGTACGTCTCTTCTGAGCAGAACCCGGCGGATGACATCACACGGGGAAAGTCACTACATCAGCTGACACAACCTACCCGCTGGAAGAATGGACCAGATTTCCTGTATGATCACCCGGCTCAATGGCCAGCTATCCACACGGTAAAATCAGAAGACGCAGGTGAGCTCAGGAAATCCACATTCTGTGGTCAACTCACTGTCCTTGATGCATCTGCTCCTGACCCAACACAGTATAACACCTGGTCTGACCTACTGCAGGCTACTCACCAGTCCCTTCATGGGGCGGCAGCACTCCCTATGTCTGCTTCAGACCGACTGGACACAGAGGTAGTACTTCTTAGTCGAGCGCAGAGTGAGAGCTTCCCTGAAGAAATCAACGCTCTGCAGCATTCTCACCCTGTCCGACCTACCAGTCGTCTCAGTCCACTTTCCCCAGAATACGACCAGACTCTAGGCCTTATCCGAGTTGGGGGTCGTCTCCGTAAAGCTGAGGATCTGCCTGAAGACACTGTTCATCCTATTGTTCTTGCGCCTGATCACCCCATTACACAGCTGTTGGTGCAAGATTATGATGATCGTTTACTCCATGCAGGCCCTGAGCGAATCTTCGCAGAGATCAGAAGGACCTATTGGATCCTCAGAGGCCGCCAAGCCATTAAGAAACACCAGCAGCAATGTGTGGAGTGTCGCAAGTGGCGCAGTAAGCCAGTGATCCCTAAAATGGCAGACCTCCCAGCCGCTCGACTCCGACTCAACAAGCCCCCTTTCTGGTCAACTGGTGTAGACTGCTTTGGCCCATATATGGTCAAGATAGGACGGCGACAGGAGAAACGATGGGGCATTGTGTTCAAGTGTCTCACTACCAGATGTGTTCACCTCGACCTACTGCCTAGTATGGACACCGATTCATTCCTCTTGTCTCTCCGCCGCTTCATCGCAAGAAGAGGGAAACCCTTTGAGATTTTAAGCGACAGAGGCACCAACTTCCGCGGTGGGGACAAGGAGCTTCACGAGGCATTTGAGTCACTTGAACCATCGCTCAGGGAACAGCTAGCAACACAGTGCATCACCTTCAGATTTAACCCGCCTCTGGCTCCAcactttggtggaacatggGAGAGGGAAATTAAATCTGTAAAGGCATCTCTCCAAACCATCCTGAAGGACCAAGTCATCCCTGAGGAGGTACTACAGACCGTCATCATTGAAATTGAGGGCATCCTCAATTCCAAGCCACTAGGCTATGCTTCATCGGACCTTGCAGACCCTGATCCTGTGACCCCTAATCTTCTGCTCATGGGGCGGCGGGATGCATCGCTGCCCCAAGCTGTGTATGGCTCCAGTGATCTGCTAGGACGCCGTCGCTGGCGACACAGTCAGATACTCGCCGACCATTTCTGGGGTCAGTTCACCCGCAAGTACCTCCCTGGTCTCCAACCACGTCAGAAGTGGCGGAACTCAACGACAGACCTAGCTGTGGACGCTGTCGTCATGGTTGTTGACCCACAGCTCCCGAGAGCGCTATGGCCTGTTGGACGCATCACACGGACTATCTACAGTGACGATGGCAAGGTACGCACTGCAGAGATTGACATCAAGGGCAAACTCTACACACGTCCTGTCGCCAAACTGATAGAGCTCCCAAGGATGCCTGACAACGGAGATACCAGCGCTCCCTAG